From Staphylococcus sp. M0911, a single genomic window includes:
- the guaB gene encoding IMP dehydrogenase, producing MWENKFAKESLTFDDVLLIPAQSDVLPSDVDLSVRLSDKIKLNIPVISAGMDTVTESKMAIAMARQGGLGVIHKNMGIEEQADEVQKVKRSENGVISNPFYLTPDESVYEAEALMGKYRISGVPIVNNLDDRELVGILTNRDLRFIEDFSIKISDVMTKEDLITAPVGTTLDEAEAILQEHKIEKLPLVKNGRLEGLITIKDIEKVLEFPYAAKDANGRLLAAAAIGISKDTDIRAEKLVEAGVDALVIDTAHGHSKGVIEQVKHIKNKFPEITLVAGNVATAEATKDLFEAGADVVKVGIGPGSICTTRVVAGVGVPQITAVYDCATEARKHGKAIIADGGIKFSGDIIKALAAGGHAVMLGSLLAGTEESPGATEVFQGRQYKVYRGMGSLGAMERGSNDRYFQEDKTPKKFVPEGIEGRTAYKGPLQDTIYQLMGGVRSGMGYTGSKDLETLREEAQFTRMGPAGLAESHPHNVQITKESPNYSF from the coding sequence ATGTGGGAAAATAAGTTTGCTAAAGAGTCATTAACATTCGATGATGTATTATTAATTCCAGCTCAATCAGACGTGTTACCAAGTGATGTTGATTTGAGTGTTCGCTTGTCAGATAAAATTAAATTAAACATCCCGGTTATTTCTGCGGGTATGGATACAGTTACAGAATCTAAAATGGCTATTGCGATGGCAAGACAAGGTGGACTAGGCGTTATCCATAAAAACATGGGTATCGAAGAACAAGCTGACGAAGTACAAAAGGTAAAACGCTCAGAGAATGGTGTTATTAGTAATCCGTTTTATTTAACACCTGATGAAAGCGTATATGAAGCAGAAGCTTTAATGGGTAAATATCGTATTTCAGGTGTGCCAATCGTAAATAATTTAGATGACAGAGAGTTAGTAGGTATTTTAACTAATCGTGACTTACGTTTTATTGAAGATTTTTCAATTAAAATCTCAGATGTTATGACAAAAGAAGATTTAATCACAGCTCCAGTAGGTACGACTCTAGACGAAGCAGAAGCAATTTTACAAGAACATAAAATTGAAAAGCTACCTCTAGTAAAAAATGGTCGTTTAGAAGGATTAATTACTATTAAAGATATTGAAAAAGTGCTTGAATTCCCATATGCGGCTAAAGATGCTAATGGTCGATTACTAGCAGCGGCAGCAATCGGTATTTCTAAAGATACTGACATTAGAGCAGAAAAATTAGTTGAAGCAGGTGTGGATGCACTTGTTATCGATACAGCACATGGTCACTCAAAAGGTGTTATTGAACAAGTTAAACATATTAAAAATAAATTCCCTGAAATTACATTAGTAGCAGGTAATGTTGCGACTGCAGAAGCGACAAAAGATTTATTTGAAGCGGGTGCAGATGTTGTTAAAGTTGGTATCGGTCCAGGTTCAATTTGTACAACACGTGTTGTTGCAGGTGTAGGTGTACCACAAATCACAGCTGTTTACGATTGTGCAACTGAGGCACGTAAACATGGTAAAGCGATTATTGCTGATGGTGGTATTAAGTTCTCAGGTGATATTATTAAAGCGTTAGCAGCTGGTGGACATGCTGTTATGTTAGGTAGTCTATTAGCAGGTACTGAAGAAAGCCCAGGCGCAACTGAAGTATTCCAAGGTAGACAATACAAAGTATACCGTGGCATGGGTTCATTAGGTGCAATGGAAAGAGGTTCAAACGACCGTTACTTCCAAGAAGACAAAACACCTAAGAAATTTGTACCCGAAGGTATTGAAGGACGTACAGCTTACAAAGGGCCTTTACAAGATACAATTTATCAACTTATGGGCGGTGTAAGATCAGGTATGGGTTACACTGGTTCTAAAGATTTAGAAACGTTACGAGAAGAAGCACAATTTACACGTATGGGACCTGCTGGTTTAGCAGAAAGTCACCCACATAATGTTCAAATTACTAAAGAATCACCAAACTATTCATTCTAA
- the guaA gene encoding glutamine-hydrolyzing GMP synthase, producing MEMAKEQELILVLDFGSQYNQLITRRIREMGVYSELHDHEISIGEIKRMNPKGIILSGGPNSVYEEGSFTIDPEIYNLGIPVLGICYGMQLTTKLLGGKVERANEREYGKAIINAKSDELFFGLPSEQTVWMSHSDKVIEIPEGFEVIADSPSTNYAAIEDKSRRIYGVQFHPEVRHTEYGNDLLRNFVRRVCNCTGEWTMENFIEIEIEKIRERVGDRKVLCAMSGGVDSSVVAVLLHKAIGDQLTCIFVDHGLLRKGEGDMVMEQFGEGFNMNIIRVNAQDRFMKKLAGVSDPEQKRKIIGNEFVYVFDDEASKLKGVDFLAQGTLYTDVIESGTKTAQTIKSHHNVGGLPEDMEFELIEPINTLFKDEVRALGIELGILEHLVWRQPFPGPGLGIRVLGEITEDKLEIVRESDAILREVVREEGLERDIWQYFTVLPGIQSVGVMGDYRTYDHTVGIRAVTSIDGMTSDFARIDWEVLQKISSRIVNEVDHVNRVVYDITSKPPSTIEWE from the coding sequence ATGGAAATGGCGAAAGAGCAAGAGTTGATTCTTGTCCTAGACTTTGGTAGCCAATACAATCAATTAATCACAAGACGTATACGTGAAATGGGTGTATATAGCGAATTGCACGACCATGAAATTTCTATAGGAGAAATTAAACGTATGAATCCTAAAGGTATTATATTATCTGGGGGTCCTAATTCAGTTTATGAAGAAGGTTCATTCACTATTGATCCAGAAATTTATAATTTAGGTATCCCTGTATTAGGTATTTGTTATGGAATGCAACTAACGACTAAATTATTAGGCGGAAAAGTGGAACGTGCTAATGAGCGTGAGTATGGTAAAGCAATTATTAATGCAAAATCTGACGAGTTATTCTTCGGTTTACCATCAGAACAAACTGTATGGATGAGCCACTCAGATAAAGTCATTGAAATTCCAGAAGGCTTTGAAGTGATTGCAGATAGTCCAAGTACAAACTATGCTGCTATTGAAGATAAATCACGTCGTATCTACGGCGTACAATTCCATCCAGAAGTACGTCATACGGAATACGGTAATGATCTTTTAAGAAACTTTGTTCGCCGTGTTTGTAATTGTACAGGCGAATGGACAATGGAAAACTTTATCGAAATTGAAATCGAAAAAATTCGTGAACGTGTAGGAGACCGTAAAGTATTATGTGCGATGAGTGGTGGCGTTGACTCATCTGTAGTAGCGGTACTATTACACAAAGCAATAGGTGATCAATTGACTTGTATCTTTGTTGACCATGGATTACTTCGTAAAGGTGAAGGCGACATGGTTATGGAACAATTCGGTGAAGGTTTCAACATGAATATTATTCGTGTGAATGCACAAGATCGTTTCATGAAAAAATTAGCTGGTGTATCAGATCCAGAACAGAAACGTAAAATTATTGGTAATGAATTCGTTTATGTATTTGATGACGAAGCATCTAAGTTAAAGGGTGTAGACTTCTTAGCCCAAGGAACGCTTTATACAGATGTGATTGAATCAGGTACAAAAACAGCTCAAACAATTAAATCTCACCATAATGTGGGTGGTTTACCAGAAGATATGGAATTTGAACTTATCGAACCGATTAATACGTTATTCAAAGATGAAGTACGTGCATTAGGTATCGAATTAGGTATTCTTGAGCATTTAGTATGGAGACAACCATTCCCAGGCCCTGGTTTAGGTATCCGAGTGCTTGGTGAAATTACGGAAGATAAATTAGAAATCGTACGAGAATCAGATGCTATTTTAAGAGAAGTAGTGCGAGAAGAAGGTCTTGAAAGAGACATTTGGCAATATTTCACTGTATTACCAGGCATTCAATCTGTAGGTGTTATGGGAGACTACCGTACATATGATCACACTGTCGGTATCCGTGCTGTAACATCAATTGATGGTATGACAAGTGACTTTGCGCGTATCGATTGGGAAGTCTTACAGAAGATTTCAAGCCGAATCGTTAATGAAGTGGATCATGTTAACCGCGTTGTCTATGATATTACCTCTAAGCCACCTAGTACAATAGAATGGGAATAA
- a CDS encoding general stress protein — MAEITVVKDKSELYNVINQKKSEGYLESELAVISRSKLHLDDLHDSQVSLIATSGSFSDRMSRLLIGEDGEQAVLTRYDLTDEEIENHKQDILDNKILVVARRDRSSHNEVEENNAAYEELDITHYAAESKGPKA, encoded by the coding sequence ATGGCAGAAATTACAGTAGTAAAAGACAAATCTGAATTATACAACGTAATTAACCAAAAGAAATCTGAAGGCTATTTAGAAAGTGAACTTGCGGTTATAAGTCGTTCAAAATTACATTTAGATGATTTACATGACTCTCAAGTTAGTTTAATCGCTACTAGCGGATCATTTAGTGACCGTATGTCTAGATTACTTATCGGTGAAGATGGCGAACAAGCTGTTCTTACTAGATACGATTTAACTGATGAAGAAATTGAAAATCATAAGCAAGATATTCTAGACAACAAAATTTTAGTTGTTGCAAGACGCGACCGTAGTTCTCATAATGAAGTAGAAGAAAATAATGCAGCCTATGAAGAACTTGATATTACACATTATGCTGCTGAATCTAAAGGCCCAAAAGCTTAA
- a CDS encoding CadD family cadmium resistance transporter: protein MLSIIFTAIVLYTATAIDLLVILLIYFARAHTKKEYRDIYIGQFLGSMTLIIISLFFAFVLHYVPEKWMLGLLGLIPIYLGIKVAIFDDCEGEKRAKDALNDKGLSKLVGIVALVTIASCGADNIGLFVPYFVSLNFSQLIVTLIVFVILIFVLIYTAQRLADIKDIGEIVEKFNRWIMAVVYIALGIFIIVENDTLTTLFHFIF, encoded by the coding sequence ATGCTTTCAATTATATTTACAGCGATAGTTTTATACACGGCAACTGCCATAGATTTGTTAGTCATTTTATTAATTTATTTCGCTAGAGCACATACTAAAAAGGAATATCGAGATATTTATATAGGCCAATTTTTAGGATCGATGACGTTAATTATTATTAGTTTATTTTTTGCTTTTGTATTACACTATGTTCCTGAAAAATGGATGCTTGGATTATTAGGTTTAATACCCATTTATTTGGGCATTAAAGTTGCTATTTTTGATGATTGTGAAGGAGAAAAAAGAGCAAAAGATGCTTTAAATGATAAGGGTTTGTCAAAATTAGTGGGGATTGTTGCTCTGGTAACGATAGCAAGTTGTGGTGCAGATAATATTGGTTTGTTTGTACCTTACTTTGTGTCTTTAAATTTCAGTCAGCTTATTGTGACGCTCATTGTATTCGTGATTCTTATTTTTGTACTTATTTATACAGCACAACGGTTAGCCGATATTAAGGATATTGGAGAAATCGTTGAAAAATTTAATCGTTGGATTATGGCAGTTGTTTATATAGCTCTCGGAATCTTTATTATAGTTGAAAATGATACGCTAACTACACTATTTCATTTTATATTTTAA
- the pbuX gene encoding xanthine permease PbuX: MKNFILSIQHLLAMYAGAILVPIIVGTSLKFTPEEIAYLVTVDIFMCGIATFLQVNKVTGTGLPIVLGCTFTAVAPMILIGQTKGLGVLYGSLFLSGILVIIIAPFFSHLVKFFPPVVTGSVVTIIGINLMPVAMNYLAGGEGAKNYGDPKNLVLGGVTLIVILILQRFTTGFLKSIAILIGLIIGTVLAAIFGLVDIKQVGEAHWVGIPVPFRFSGFGFDVGATLVFFIVAIVSLIESTGVYHALSEITGRRLERKDFRKGYTAEGLAIVIGSLFNAFPYTAYSQNVGLVSLSGAKKNKVIYGMVILLLICGCIPKLGALANIIPLPVLGGAMIAMFGMVMAYGVSILGNINFANQNNLLIIAVSVGLGTGISAVPQAFKGLGEQFAWLTQNGIVLGAISAIILNFFFNGINYKQSEENVK, encoded by the coding sequence ATGAAAAATTTCATTCTTAGTATTCAACATTTATTAGCGATGTATGCCGGAGCGATTTTAGTTCCTATTATCGTAGGAACAAGTTTGAAATTCACACCAGAAGAGATTGCATATTTAGTAACAGTTGATATTTTTATGTGTGGTATAGCGACATTCTTACAAGTGAACAAAGTTACAGGTACCGGATTACCAATTGTATTGGGGTGTACATTTACAGCGGTAGCACCCATGATTTTAATTGGACAGACAAAAGGACTTGGCGTATTATATGGTTCATTATTTTTATCAGGTATTTTAGTAATTATCATCGCACCATTCTTCTCTCATTTAGTTAAGTTCTTTCCACCAGTCGTGACAGGAAGTGTTGTGACGATTATTGGTATCAATTTAATGCCAGTGGCAATGAATTATTTAGCTGGTGGAGAAGGTGCTAAAAACTATGGTGATCCAAAGAATTTAGTATTAGGTGGGGTGACACTCATTGTGATACTGATTTTACAACGGTTTACGACAGGATTTTTAAAATCAATCGCAATTTTAATTGGATTAATTATTGGGACAGTGTTAGCAGCAATATTTGGTCTTGTAGATATTAAGCAAGTAGGTGAAGCGCACTGGGTAGGCATTCCTGTGCCGTTCCGTTTTTCAGGCTTTGGTTTTGATGTAGGCGCAACTTTAGTGTTCTTTATTGTCGCTATAGTGAGTTTGATCGAATCTACTGGTGTCTATCACGCATTAAGTGAGATTACTGGGAGGAGATTAGAGCGAAAAGATTTTCGAAAAGGTTACACTGCGGAAGGTCTTGCGATTGTGATTGGGTCATTATTTAATGCTTTCCCTTATACAGCATATTCACAGAATGTTGGTTTAGTATCTTTATCAGGTGCTAAGAAAAATAAAGTGATTTATGGCATGGTGATTTTATTACTGATATGCGGCTGTATTCCTAAACTAGGTGCCTTAGCTAATATCATTCCATTACCAGTTTTAGGTGGTGCGATGATAGCGATGTTTGGTATGGTAATGGCATACGGTGTTAGTATTTTAGGTAATATTAACTTTGCCAACCAAAATAACTTATTAATTATAGCAGTGTCTGTAGGTTTAGGTACTGGTATTAGTGCCGTACCTCAAGCGTTTAAAGGTTTAGGGGAACAATTTGCATGGTTAACTCAAAATGGTATCGTGTTAGGCGCTATCTCTGCAATTATCTTAAATTTCTTTTTTAATGGTATAAACTATAAACAAAGTGAAGAAAATGTGAAATAA
- a CDS encoding serine protease, which translates to MPYFKPIKTMICSTLIASLAMSTTATLSNQAHADTDYYYRDGLNYPSDQQAYQKAKKISKSSISIQHYTKANQNNLKAIGRVSNMNGHKGKGKDSMGTGTVIGDHTLITNAHVIDDKNGKAASAKYITFAMNRDGKHIPYKFHASNVKKLPHYDIAIVHTKEKMSKYAKPIRIASDKEINSLKFNTPLYSLGYPWQNGDNTKAYYSQLRFTQFSANGTEIMTKDIFRAGASGSPMLDSKYSKIYGLRTYGYNLWNNSTDKYAKQEMAGGESFKGKAGQFVKDNIK; encoded by the coding sequence TTGCCATATTTCAAACCAATTAAAACAATGATTTGTAGTACATTAATCGCTTCACTTGCAATGTCTACAACAGCCACACTGTCAAACCAGGCACATGCAGATACAGATTATTACTATCGTGATGGATTAAATTATCCTTCAGATCAACAAGCATATCAAAAAGCTAAAAAAATTAGTAAAAGTTCGATTAGCATTCAACATTATACGAAAGCGAATCAAAATAATTTAAAAGCCATTGGTCGTGTATCTAACATGAACGGTCATAAAGGGAAAGGTAAGGATTCGATGGGAACAGGCACTGTAATTGGTGATCATACTTTAATTACCAATGCACATGTCATCGATGATAAAAATGGAAAAGCTGCTTCCGCTAAATATATTACTTTCGCAATGAATCGTGACGGCAAGCATATCCCATACAAATTCCATGCATCTAATGTTAAAAAACTACCGCATTATGATATTGCTATTGTACATACTAAAGAAAAAATGTCTAAATATGCTAAGCCTATTCGTATCGCATCAGATAAAGAAATCAATAGTCTAAAATTTAATACACCACTTTATTCACTAGGCTACCCTTGGCAAAATGGTGATAATACGAAAGCCTATTACAGTCAATTAAGATTCACACAATTTTCAGCCAATGGTACTGAAATAATGACTAAAGATATCTTTAGAGCAGGTGCCTCAGGTTCTCCAATGTTAGATAGTAAATATTCAAAAATTTATGGTCTACGTACTTATGGTTATAATTTATGGAACAATTCTACTGACAAATATGCCAAACAAGAGATGGCTGGCGGTGAATCTTTTAAAGGTAAAGCAGGTCAATTTGTAAAAGATAATATTAAATAA
- a CDS encoding NADH dehydrogenase subunit 5, with protein sequence MSVLLILFLITLLLAMISGLIFLSASIPTQYIKIHMYIIVLPIIVGLIGLFTVNNPIIIGPFTLDKLAWLMGSFILILGFIIQKFCVRYLLGDKNYRQYFPLFTLITVFASVAWLSGDLRLMVLSWGATLLCLTLLIRVNRFWKVPHEAAKISAKLFIVGWLSLVIAVLLLFVSTGHWYIDAVAVDYSHLSFGLKLIIDLFIVLAVIIPAAQFPFQSWLIESVAAPTPVSAIMHAGIVNAGGIILTRFSPVFDNPIAITVLLFIASVSVLLGSGISLVHVDYKRQLVGSTMSQMGFMLVQCALGAYTAAIIHLVLHGVFKATLFLQSGSVVGRFNIPTPLTAKQSYSWIVLGRLLAVVIAFAFWFNSDHSAYELISALILAWSLMVSWNQLVAFSKSAMGKVIGIGMIVIVALVYIVTHHFFNYLLNTVHISVTHPPLLSSILSIGIIVFGSILSIWVARHRNSHTFAVLYLWLVKLGEAKSASIESHPNYLKKYL encoded by the coding sequence ATGAGTGTACTCTTAATTTTGTTTCTTATTACACTGTTGCTAGCAATGATTAGCGGATTAATATTTTTATCTGCTTCGATTCCTACGCAATATATCAAGATACATATGTATATTATTGTTTTACCAATCATAGTAGGCCTAATTGGATTATTTACAGTAAATAATCCAATAATCATCGGACCTTTTACGTTAGATAAATTAGCGTGGTTAATGGGAAGTTTTATTTTAATATTAGGGTTTATTATACAAAAGTTTTGTGTACGTTATTTGCTTGGTGATAAAAACTATCGACAATACTTTCCACTGTTTACACTCATTACTGTATTTGCGTCTGTCGCTTGGTTAAGTGGGGATCTAAGACTAATGGTTTTAAGTTGGGGTGCAACGTTGCTGTGTCTGACTTTATTAATCAGGGTCAATCGATTCTGGAAAGTGCCGCATGAAGCGGCGAAAATTTCAGCTAAACTGTTTATCGTTGGATGGTTATCACTAGTGATTGCCGTGCTATTGTTATTTGTTTCAACTGGTCATTGGTATATCGACGCAGTAGCTGTTGATTATAGTCACCTGTCTTTTGGTCTGAAATTGATTATTGATTTATTTATTGTGCTTGCTGTGATTATCCCAGCGGCTCAATTTCCCTTCCAAAGTTGGTTGATAGAATCTGTTGCGGCGCCTACACCTGTATCAGCAATTATGCATGCAGGTATTGTAAACGCTGGGGGTATTATATTAACACGCTTCTCTCCAGTATTTGACAACCCAATCGCGATTACAGTGTTGTTATTCATCGCGAGTGTGTCTGTATTGTTAGGTTCAGGGATAAGCCTTGTTCATGTTGACTACAAACGGCAACTTGTTGGGTCGACGATGAGTCAAATGGGCTTTATGTTAGTGCAATGTGCATTAGGTGCATATACAGCAGCTATTATACATCTAGTATTGCACGGTGTATTTAAAGCTACATTATTTTTACAATCTGGTTCTGTTGTGGGTAGATTTAATATTCCTACACCACTCACAGCTAAGCAATCATATAGTTGGATTGTACTTGGCAGATTGTTAGCAGTAGTGATTGCATTTGCTTTTTGGTTCAATAGTGATCATAGCGCATATGAATTAATTAGTGCACTTATTTTAGCATGGTCATTAATGGTGTCATGGAATCAACTCGTTGCCTTTAGTAAATCTGCAATGGGCAAAGTAATTGGTATCGGCATGATTGTTATTGTTGCCTTAGTGTATATCGTGACACATCATTTCTTTAATTATTTATTAAACACAGTGCATATTAGTGTGACACATCCCCCATTACTAAGCAGTATATTAAGTATTGGCATCATTGTATTTGGAAGTATTCTAAGTATTTGGGTAGCACGTCATCGAAATTCACACACATTTGCTGTGTTATATTTATGGCTAGTTAAATTGGGTGAAGCTAAATCTGCATCCATTGAAAGCCATCCGAATTATTTGAAAAAGTATTTATAA
- the xpt gene encoding xanthine phosphoribosyltransferase has translation MESLGRKVKEDGVVIDEKILKVDGFLNHQIDAKLMNEVGQTFFDQFKNEGITKILTIEASGIAPAIMAAFHFDVPCLFAKKAKPSTLKDGFYQTDIHSFTKNKTSTVIVSEEFLGEDDTVLIIDDFLANGDASLGLNDIVQQANAKTAGVGIVVEKSFQNGRQRLEAEGLNVSSLCKVASLKGNKVTLLGEN, from the coding sequence GTGGAGTCGTTAGGACGTAAAGTAAAAGAAGATGGTGTAGTCATCGATGAAAAGATATTAAAGGTAGATGGATTTTTAAATCATCAAATTGATGCAAAGTTAATGAATGAAGTAGGGCAAACATTCTTTGATCAATTCAAGAATGAAGGTATTACAAAGATATTAACTATTGAAGCATCTGGTATTGCTCCAGCAATAATGGCAGCATTCCATTTTGATGTACCTTGCTTATTTGCTAAAAAGGCTAAGCCAAGTACTTTAAAGGATGGATTCTACCAAACAGATATTCATTCCTTTACTAAAAATAAAACAAGCACAGTCATTGTTTCTGAAGAATTTCTTGGGGAAGACGATACTGTCTTAATTATTGATGATTTCTTAGCAAATGGCGATGCTTCTCTTGGTTTGAACGATATTGTTCAACAAGCTAACGCTAAAACAGCAGGTGTTGGTATCGTTGTTGAGAAAAGCTTCCAAAATGGTAGACAAAGACTCGAAGCAGAAGGTCTAAACGTATCATCTTTATGTAAAGTAGCATCATTAAAAGGTAATAAAGTGACGTTATTGGGTGAAAATTAA
- a CDS encoding GTP-binding protein, which translates to MAKIPVTVLSGYLGSGKTTLLNHILQNREGRRIAVIVNDMSEVNIDKDLVAEGGGLSRTDEKLVELSNGCICCTLRDDLLKEVERIVKKGGIDQIVIESTGISEPVPVAQTFSYIDEELGIDLTAICRLDTMVTVVDANRFINDINSEDLLMDRDQSVSDEDERTIADLLIDQVEFCDVMIINKTDLVSEKELGRLEQILTTLQPDAKIIKTVNSEVDLKEVLNTQRFDFEKASESAGWIKELTEGGHAEHTPETEEYGISSFVYRRRLPFHAERFNAWLEQMPDNIVRAKGIVWLAQYNHVACLLSQAGSSCSIHPVTYWVASMSKAQQESILEERPDVAEEWDIEYGDRHTQFVIIGTDLEKEEIVKSLDQCLLDSREIDADWSQFSDPYHWTITQQ; encoded by the coding sequence ATGGCTAAAATTCCAGTAACTGTATTAAGTGGATATTTAGGTTCTGGTAAGACGACATTATTAAATCATATTTTACAAAACAGAGAAGGACGACGTATCGCAGTTATTGTAAATGATATGAGTGAAGTTAATATTGATAAAGACTTAGTGGCAGAAGGCGGGGGCTTGTCACGTACGGATGAAAAATTAGTAGAGTTATCTAATGGTTGCATCTGTTGTACATTAAGAGATGATTTACTCAAAGAAGTTGAACGTATTGTTAAAAAAGGTGGCATCGATCAAATTGTTATAGAATCTACAGGTATTTCTGAACCTGTACCAGTGGCTCAGACATTTTCATATATAGATGAAGAATTAGGTATTGATTTAACAGCGATTTGTAGGTTAGATACGATGGTTACAGTTGTCGACGCAAATCGATTTATCAATGATATCAATTCAGAAGATTTATTAATGGATCGTGATCAAAGTGTAAGTGATGAAGATGAAAGAACGATTGCTGATTTACTGATTGACCAAGTAGAATTTTGTGATGTAATGATTATTAATAAAACAGATTTAGTTTCCGAAAAAGAATTGGGACGTTTAGAACAAATCTTAACTACATTACAACCGGATGCTAAGATCATTAAAACAGTTAATTCAGAAGTCGATTTAAAAGAAGTATTGAATACACAGCGTTTTGATTTTGAAAAGGCGAGTGAGTCTGCAGGGTGGATTAAAGAATTAACAGAAGGTGGACATGCTGAACATACACCAGAAACAGAAGAGTATGGGATTTCTTCATTTGTATATCGCCGTCGACTTCCATTTCATGCCGAAAGATTTAATGCATGGTTAGAACAAATGCCAGATAATATTGTAAGGGCCAAAGGTATTGTTTGGTTAGCGCAATATAATCATGTCGCTTGCCTGTTATCACAAGCAGGATCATCATGTTCGATTCATCCAGTGACGTATTGGGTAGCAAGTATGTCAAAGGCTCAACAGGAGAGTATTCTGGAAGAACGTCCTGATGTTGCTGAAGAATGGGATATAGAATATGGAGATAGACATACACAATTTGTGATTATTGGGACAGATTTAGAGAAAGAAGAGATTGTTAAATCACTAGATCAGTGTTTATTAGATAGTCGTGAAATCGATGCGGATTGGTCACAATTTTCAGACCCATATCATTGGACTATCACACAACAATAA
- a CDS encoding patatin-like phospholipase family protein: MNSKVALVLSGGGHYGIAFHIGYLKGLFDKGLDLRTVDYIIGTSAGSQVSTTISSMIDWDTIWQEQIIEKVNETTPISDKEMGELFQAFDQLAKESKSTKAWVDGMGEISKNTQPNVSLDARRDMIRHRLGSVPLEWNDKLNIVATELETSERKVFNAQSGVALIDALAASSALQGIWQPIPISGYHYYDGGSYSMENPDVVDDVDKVIVITTNLPIETPYALDQLVEQMKADGKDIYVVKPSDEVVSILQVYQYNTVNADMREEIAQAAIKQGAADYEQLKSFLNT, from the coding sequence ATGAATTCAAAAGTAGCATTAGTATTAAGTGGTGGCGGTCATTATGGTATCGCATTTCACATTGGATATTTAAAAGGTTTATTTGACAAAGGACTCGATTTAAGAACTGTGGATTATATCATTGGTACATCTGCAGGGTCTCAAGTAAGTACAACGATATCGTCGATGATTGATTGGGATACAATTTGGCAGGAACAAATTATTGAAAAGGTTAATGAAACAACACCTATTTCTGATAAAGAAATGGGAGAATTATTCCAAGCGTTTGATCAATTAGCGAAAGAAAGTAAATCAACTAAGGCTTGGGTTGATGGTATGGGAGAAATCTCTAAAAATACTCAACCCAATGTATCACTAGACGCACGTCGTGATATGATTAGACATCGTTTAGGTAGTGTGCCGTTAGAATGGAATGACAAACTAAATATTGTCGCAACAGAATTAGAGACATCTGAACGTAAAGTATTTAATGCACAATCTGGTGTAGCATTAATAGATGCACTAGCAGCGAGTTCTGCGTTACAAGGCATATGGCAACCGATTCCAATTAGTGGATACCACTATTATGATGGTGGGTCTTATTCAATGGAAAATCCGGATGTCGTTGATGATGTAGATAAAGTGATTGTGATAACTACTAACTTACCAATTGAAACACCATATGCGCTTGACCAACTCGTAGAACAAATGAAAGCTGATGGGAAAGATATTTATGTTGTAAAACCTAGTGACGAAGTGGTGTCAATTTTACAAGTTTATCAATATAATACTGTGAATGCTGATATGAGAGAAGAAATAGCACAAGCAGCCATTAAACAAGGTGCTGCAGATTATGAACAATTAAAATCTTTTTTAAACACATAG